A stretch of Desulfoplanes formicivorans DNA encodes these proteins:
- a CDS encoding aspartate-semialdehyde dehydrogenase: MKTDEYVVGLVGGTGILDQEIVAVLEEREFPCSQMVAFVDSDGDRADLTFRDEDVPVEFLREDGFEGVDLVFFVGDNDLTAKWIGDAVKAGCAIVDCSTDRDEDSLAPVIASGVNDEALAGKRMAASPGATSLQLAAVLKPLHDTFAIKRVVVSTYQPVSSQGHPGIEELESQLRHLLNYQEAQSEVFPYQIAFNCLPQIGVLHEDEYTSQETSLIRETMQILGDEALRITATACLVPTLFGNGLSVNMETSQAISPRDARAILSQIDGITVFDNPAEEMYPMPLIVSGHDDVFVGRIRKDASVEHGLNLWIVGDNIRNQAVNAVRIGEGLREKGLGVSN, encoded by the coding sequence ATGAAGACAGACGAGTATGTTGTGGGCCTGGTGGGCGGAACGGGAATTCTGGATCAGGAAATAGTAGCTGTTCTGGAAGAGCGGGAATTTCCGTGTTCGCAGATGGTGGCTTTTGTGGACAGCGACGGGGATAGGGCGGATCTGACATTCAGAGATGAGGATGTCCCTGTTGAGTTCTTGCGTGAGGACGGTTTTGAGGGCGTGGATTTGGTCTTTTTTGTGGGTGATAATGATCTGACCGCAAAGTGGATAGGTGATGCCGTCAAGGCGGGGTGTGCGATTGTCGATTGTTCAACCGACAGGGATGAAGATTCTTTAGCTCCTGTTATAGCATCCGGTGTCAATGATGAGGCCCTGGCAGGTAAGAGGATGGCCGCCTCTCCGGGAGCGACGTCCTTGCAGCTTGCCGCTGTTCTCAAACCCCTTCACGACACATTTGCCATAAAGCGGGTGGTTGTTTCCACGTATCAACCCGTTTCCAGTCAGGGGCATCCGGGCATTGAGGAATTGGAATCCCAGCTTCGTCATCTTCTCAATTATCAGGAGGCCCAAAGCGAGGTATTTCCCTATCAGATAGCATTCAATTGCCTGCCACAAATAGGCGTTTTGCATGAGGATGAATACACGTCCCAGGAAACATCTCTCATCAGGGAAACCATGCAGATCCTTGGTGACGAGGCCTTGCGGATCACAGCCACGGCCTGTTTGGTACCCACGCTTTTTGGCAATGGGCTGTCCGTGAATATGGAAACATCGCAGGCTATTTCTCCACGGGATGCACGGGCCATTTTGAGTCAAATCGATGGAATCACTGTTTTCGACAACCCGGCCGAGGAAATGTATCCCATGCCCCTGATCGTATCCGGTCATGATGATGTTTTTGTGGGTCGGATCCGCAAGGATGCTTCTGTGGAACATGGTCTCAACCTGTGGATTGTTGGTGATAATATCCGTAACCAGGCTGTTAATGCCGTTCGGATCGGAGAGGGCTTGCGGGAAAAGGGACTGGGCGTTTCCAATTGA
- a CDS encoding glycosyltransferase, whose product MKMTIVGPTYPFRGGIAQHTTLLCNTLRLHHDVQFISFTRQYPKLIFPGKTDRDPSKNALRSDPVEYLVDSLNPYSWYKTTQRIIQFKPDKIIFPWWVIFWAPQTWYIIKKIRKKIQTKIIIVCHNVADHENNVIKEKINRLVLKNSDILITQSKEETGKLRKLLGQKIATDSIQTGFHPTYADLCLDSPQHGGGTRTNHELLFFGFVRKYKGLDVLLDALALIRDQKNIHLNIVGEFWKDKQSYLEKIKELGIANNVTIMDEYVPNEQLGRHFLAADLVVQPYLSASGSGVSQLAYGFGKPVIATNVGSIGEVVQDWVNGRLVAPNDPAALARAIVESLEEDQLKKMQHEAEKVRYRFSWEKFAEMITEC is encoded by the coding sequence ATGAAAATGACCATTGTCGGGCCAACATATCCTTTTCGAGGCGGGATAGCTCAGCACACAACTCTTTTGTGCAATACGCTCAGATTGCATCATGATGTTCAATTCATTTCATTCACAAGGCAATATCCAAAATTGATTTTTCCAGGCAAAACAGATCGTGATCCAAGCAAAAATGCATTGCGTTCAGATCCTGTTGAATATCTTGTTGATTCATTAAATCCATACTCATGGTACAAAACGACTCAACGCATTATTCAGTTTAAACCAGATAAAATTATTTTTCCATGGTGGGTTATTTTTTGGGCTCCCCAGACATGGTATATCATTAAAAAAATTCGAAAAAAGATACAAACGAAAATTATAATAGTATGTCACAATGTTGCTGATCATGAAAATAATGTAATCAAGGAGAAAATCAACAGGCTCGTTCTTAAGAACAGTGATATCCTGATAACCCAATCCAAAGAGGAAACCGGCAAGCTCAGGAAACTCCTGGGCCAAAAGATCGCTACCGACTCCATTCAAACGGGATTCCATCCCACTTATGCAGATCTATGTCTTGATTCTCCCCAGCATGGGGGTGGGACACGCACCAATCATGAACTGCTTTTTTTTGGATTTGTCCGAAAATACAAGGGGCTGGATGTTCTTCTGGATGCCTTGGCCCTGATAAGAGACCAGAAAAACATCCATCTCAATATTGTGGGAGAATTTTGGAAAGACAAACAGAGCTATCTAGAAAAAATCAAGGAACTGGGCATAGCAAACAACGTTACCATCATGGATGAGTATGTACCCAACGAGCAGTTGGGAAGGCATTTTTTGGCAGCAGATTTGGTGGTTCAGCCCTACTTGAGTGCTTCGGGAAGCGGAGTGAGCCAATTGGCATACGGATTTGGCAAGCCCGTTATTGCAACAAATGTCGGGAGTATTGGAGAGGTTGTACAGGATTGGGTCAACGGACGTTTGGTTGCGCCCAACGACCCGGCAGCTCTTGCTCGCGCGATTGTGGAATCCCTGGAAGAGGATCAACTCAAAAAAATGCAACATGAAGCAGAAAAAGTAAGGTATAGATTTTCTTGGGAAAAATTTGCTGAAATGATAACTGAATGCTAA
- the metF gene encoding methylenetetrahydrofolate reductase [NAD(P)H] — MKISELLEHNKPFVSLEFFPPRERVAWPGFFDVVRNLKTTQPLFVSVTYGAGGTRQTNTLEIATRLKQEYDLEPLAHFTCVGASESRLRAFLDGLTDGGVENILALRGDPPRGEQHFNASDGRFSHAVDLVRFIREEYPHFCIGVAGYPETHPEASNSARDLDFLKEKLDAGADFVVTQLFFDNALYFDFVSRARSIGITQPIIPGVLPVASLAGVKRMIGFCGATMPKAYLDDLELVQERYGDAAVRGLGLGYAQQQVRDLIEHDAPGVHLYTLNKAETCLEIVRGNQDLLDAGKKG, encoded by the coding sequence TTGAAGATCAGTGAATTGTTGGAGCATAACAAGCCGTTTGTCTCTCTGGAGTTTTTTCCACCCCGAGAACGGGTTGCCTGGCCCGGTTTTTTCGACGTGGTCAGGAATCTCAAGACGACCCAACCCCTGTTTGTTTCCGTTACATACGGGGCAGGCGGGACCAGGCAGACCAACACGTTGGAGATAGCCACGCGTCTCAAACAGGAGTATGATCTCGAACCTCTGGCCCATTTTACCTGCGTGGGCGCTTCGGAATCGCGATTGCGGGCCTTTCTGGACGGATTGACCGATGGCGGGGTTGAAAACATTTTGGCTCTGCGAGGCGATCCCCCCAGGGGAGAACAGCATTTTAATGCTTCGGATGGTCGTTTTTCCCATGCTGTGGACCTGGTCAGGTTTATCCGTGAGGAATATCCGCATTTTTGCATTGGTGTTGCCGGTTATCCGGAAACCCATCCTGAAGCCTCCAATTCGGCCAGAGATCTGGATTTTCTCAAGGAGAAGCTGGATGCTGGAGCGGATTTCGTTGTCACCCAGCTTTTTTTCGACAATGCCTTGTATTTCGATTTCGTGTCCAGGGCCCGTTCCATAGGGATTACCCAGCCCATCATCCCGGGCGTGTTGCCGGTTGCAAGCCTTGCCGGTGTCAAACGGATGATAGGATTTTGTGGCGCCACCATGCCCAAGGCATATCTTGATGACCTTGAACTTGTTCAGGAACGCTATGGAGATGCTGCTGTACGTGGGCTGGGACTGGGTTATGCTCAACAGCAGGTCAGGGATCTGATCGAACATGATGCCCCTGGCGTGCATTTGTATACCCTGAACAAAGCGGAAACCTGTCTGGAAATCGTACGCGGCAACCAGGACCTCTTGGATGCGGGCAAAAAGGGATGA
- a CDS encoding oligosaccharide flippase family protein, translating to MVARVVFVASAYVLHVFTAYYFNDPVLYGNLAVALSISSIGLVFIQFGFPQSISKFISENRLQSYEVFLAGRYVYMIFGFIIFLTYLCFTPLWVYITKDSSFIYILLVSSMLIPLFSYNNSFMAYLNGCQRFKEQAFFVALYPLNRIFFAIIFILLGFEICGVFAGFVCACIINAVLLRKKIHQKQGNKKFSSEPIVKFAIPIVFMSIGISLYMSMDMIIIKYFYQDSDVVGFYAASSAISKIPYYIYFAYSMTLIPIISRYINISMHNESICIIKKCLYTLCSMIAVSSIIVAMFSTEIIDFVYPKGYSSLAHVMSILFLSMGILSLFQTLSSIFISINNVYISAIVIYCILVMEVGMSVYSIPRFGIIGMAYSSIIPVIFGSVTLMVLLLHRLKEIGTCIKSL from the coding sequence ATGGTAGCACGGGTTGTCTTCGTCGCTAGCGCTTATGTGTTGCACGTTTTTACAGCATACTATTTTAATGATCCTGTATTATATGGAAATCTTGCTGTTGCTTTGAGTATAAGTTCTATTGGTCTTGTATTTATTCAGTTTGGATTTCCACAATCAATATCAAAATTCATTTCAGAAAACAGATTGCAATCATATGAGGTATTTTTAGCAGGTAGATACGTTTACATGATTTTTGGATTTATAATATTTTTGACGTACCTTTGTTTTACTCCACTATGGGTCTATATAACCAAAGACAGCTCATTTATATATATTTTGCTTGTTTCTTCTATGTTGATACCATTATTTTCTTATAATAATTCATTTATGGCTTATCTTAATGGATGTCAAAGATTCAAGGAACAGGCTTTTTTTGTAGCTTTGTATCCACTTAATAGAATATTCTTTGCGATAATTTTTATACTTTTAGGTTTTGAAATATGTGGTGTTTTTGCAGGATTTGTTTGTGCATGTATAATAAATGCTGTGCTTTTGAGAAAAAAAATTCATCAAAAGCAAGGTAACAAAAAGTTTTCGTCAGAACCAATTGTGAAATTTGCGATACCCATTGTGTTTATGTCCATAGGTATTTCACTATATATGAGTATGGATATGATAATAATAAAATATTTTTATCAAGATAGTGATGTTGTAGGATTCTATGCTGCATCGTCGGCAATTTCAAAAATACCTTATTATATATATTTTGCATATTCGATGACGTTAATACCGATTATTTCTAGATATATAAATATTTCAATGCATAATGAATCAATTTGTATTATAAAAAAATGTTTGTATACTTTGTGTAGTATGATTGCCGTTTCTTCTATTATTGTTGCTATGTTTTCAACTGAAATTATCGATTTCGTGTACCCAAAAGGGTATTCTTCGTTGGCACACGTTATGTCTATTTTGTTTTTATCAATGGGAATACTTTCTCTTTTTCAAACATTGTCATCGATTTTTATTTCAATAAACAACGTATATATATCTGCAATAGTTATTTATTGCATATTAGTGATGGAAGTAGGGATGAGTGTGTATTCAATACCACGCTTTGGTATAATTGGAATGGCATATTCGAGTATAATCCCGGTTATTTTCGGGTCGGTTACTTTGATGGTTCTTCTTCTACACAGGCTAAAAGAAATAGGTACGTGCATAAAATCTCTATAA
- a CDS encoding glycosyltransferase family 4 protein: MNILQINTEKTWRGGEKQTLLTAEGLTALGNRVEILCRKGHPLAHKATQRHILCHEVGNSLQAMAFLTAHGSSFDILHAQTAKAQSAAVLTKPFHRTPIVYTRRVDFKPRGLPARFKYRHTDKVVAISQAIAQVLDDFGVANDRVIPSAIDLRAPVPSPPKHIADNILKQKHAGKKIILSIAALVPHKDPYTMIKAAKQLHIDEPKAMFFHCGSGNLEPDITRLVLKAGLQKCYFLLGFVDNAEGLLPLADVFVMSSQEEGLGSTVLEAFRHKIPVATTNAGGLKEIVPGHGLVSPIHEPKELARNIQYLLSDTELAQSLVAKAYDYVCTHHAHETMASRYLTLYQSMFQNN; encoded by the coding sequence ATGAATATTCTACAAATCAATACGGAAAAAACATGGAGGGGGGGAGAGAAGCAGACACTGCTTACAGCCGAAGGATTGACCGCCTTGGGGAACCGGGTTGAAATTTTATGTCGCAAAGGGCATCCCCTTGCCCACAAGGCAACACAACGTCATATTCTCTGCCACGAAGTTGGTAATTCGTTGCAGGCCATGGCATTTTTAACTGCCCACGGATCTTCCTTTGATATCCTCCATGCCCAAACAGCCAAGGCACAAAGTGCCGCTGTCCTGACCAAACCGTTTCACAGGACTCCAATCGTCTATACCCGAAGGGTTGATTTCAAACCGCGGGGCTTGCCAGCGCGGTTCAAATACCGCCATACTGACAAGGTCGTTGCCATCTCCCAGGCCATTGCCCAGGTACTTGATGATTTTGGAGTGGCTAACGATAGAGTCATTCCCAGTGCCATTGATTTACGTGCTCCTGTTCCTTCACCTCCCAAGCATATCGCTGACAACATTCTCAAACAGAAACACGCAGGCAAAAAGATCATTCTGTCCATTGCTGCACTGGTCCCCCACAAAGACCCATACACGATGATCAAAGCAGCCAAACAGCTGCATATTGATGAACCCAAGGCCATGTTTTTTCATTGTGGTTCAGGCAATCTCGAACCGGACATAACGCGTCTGGTTCTGAAGGCAGGATTGCAAAAATGCTACTTTCTGCTTGGTTTTGTTGACAATGCTGAAGGGCTCTTGCCTCTGGCCGATGTCTTTGTCATGAGCTCGCAGGAGGAAGGTCTCGGCAGTACGGTGCTTGAGGCATTCCGGCACAAAATTCCGGTTGCAACCACAAACGCTGGAGGTCTCAAGGAAATCGTCCCGGGACACGGACTCGTCTCTCCGATTCACGAACCCAAAGAACTCGCCAGGAACATCCAGTATCTCCTCAGTGACACGGAACTGGCGCAATCACTGGTTGCCAAGGCATATGACTATGTCTGCACACACCATGCGCACGAAACCATGGCCTCCAGATACCTCACCTTGTACCAATCCATGTTCCAGAACAACTAA
- a CDS encoding aminotransferase class IV translates to MQQIDEYQYMERILALERPGEKNFLAFYDHRLRACVTNPRLMLIPMDDHLVHRGDGVFETLKFVDGKLYQLDAHIQRLRHSLETIFITPPAPWKDIRKIVVEVARAAGVSNGLVSIFIGRGLGGFSLDFRECEHSTLYVVARRFPSIPHQIWEKGVHACRTSIPARSKELAHIKSVNYLNNVLMKREAILKGCAYPLCFGPDHFLAEGAAENIIIVDHSGQMVVPEMTHALPGTTMLRALELIAREHDYVTRPISEDDIRVASEVILLGTSIDALSIVRYNGKPIHDVRPGPVSRRLRQLLQEDLLKNGTPLDEG, encoded by the coding sequence ATGCAGCAGATAGATGAATATCAATATATGGAAAGGATTCTGGCCCTGGAGCGTCCAGGCGAAAAAAACTTTCTGGCCTTTTACGATCATCGCCTCCGTGCCTGTGTCACCAATCCCCGTTTGATGCTCATTCCCATGGATGATCATCTGGTACACAGGGGAGACGGTGTTTTTGAAACCCTCAAGTTTGTGGACGGCAAACTCTATCAGCTTGATGCCCATATCCAGCGTTTGCGTCATTCGCTGGAAACCATTTTCATCACCCCGCCTGCACCATGGAAGGATATTCGAAAGATTGTTGTGGAGGTTGCCCGGGCGGCAGGAGTGTCCAACGGCCTTGTTTCCATTTTTATTGGACGGGGATTGGGCGGGTTTTCACTCGATTTCAGGGAGTGTGAACATTCCACCCTCTATGTTGTCGCCCGGCGCTTTCCCTCCATTCCCCATCAGATATGGGAAAAAGGGGTGCATGCGTGTCGTACGAGTATTCCTGCCAGATCCAAGGAGCTGGCCCATATCAAGAGCGTCAACTACCTCAATAACGTCCTCATGAAGCGGGAGGCCATTCTCAAGGGATGTGCCTATCCCTTGTGTTTTGGTCCGGATCACTTCTTGGCCGAAGGCGCAGCAGAAAATATCATTATTGTCGATCACTCGGGGCAGATGGTTGTTCCTGAAATGACCCATGCCTTGCCAGGTACGACCATGTTGCGGGCATTGGAATTGATCGCCCGTGAACATGATTATGTTACACGGCCCATAAGCGAGGATGATATTCGAGTGGCCAGTGAGGTCATTCTTCTTGGAACATCCATTGATGCTCTGAGCATTGTTCGCTATAATGGCAAACCCATTCATGACGTGCGTCCGGGACCGGTGAGCAGACGGTTGCGCCAGCTGTTGCAGGAGGATCTTCTCAAAAACGGGACGCCTCTTGATGAGGGGTGA
- a CDS encoding acyltransferase yields MEDTKVYGSDTGEGIPKKSFFEKISMYVQHVCGSKSLVFFVVQGMIFLVFKNFPTILGTYIRPFIYSIIFNKIDSGCLIESGVRFEIPKKITLGKNVFIGESCWVGTGTGEGNIEIGKNSFIAHRSTLAAQGGNLCIKEHVHVSRGSYINGIGNVTIGNDCMIGPNVVIISGTHNYNDVTIPIRKQGSTKKQIVIEDNVWLAANVNVMPGVTIGEGSVIGAGAVVTKDIPSYSIAVGVPARIIKNRKNDE; encoded by the coding sequence ATGGAAGATACAAAAGTGTACGGCAGTGACACTGGAGAAGGCATTCCAAAGAAAAGTTTTTTTGAAAAGATATCGATGTATGTGCAACACGTATGTGGAAGCAAGAGCCTTGTGTTTTTTGTTGTCCAAGGAATGATTTTTTTGGTTTTCAAAAATTTTCCTACAATTCTTGGAACGTATATACGTCCATTTATCTACTCTATCATATTTAATAAAATTGATTCAGGATGTCTTATTGAAAGTGGAGTTAGATTTGAGATTCCCAAAAAAATAACACTTGGAAAAAATGTTTTTATCGGAGAAAGCTGTTGGGTGGGTACAGGTACAGGTGAAGGGAATATAGAAATTGGAAAAAATTCATTTATAGCGCATCGTTCAACATTGGCCGCTCAGGGGGGAAACTTATGCATTAAAGAACATGTTCATGTCAGTCGTGGAAGCTATATAAATGGAATTGGAAATGTGACCATTGGCAACGACTGCATGATTGGGCCAAATGTTGTTATCATAAGCGGAACACATAATTATAATGATGTGACAATACCTATTCGCAAGCAAGGATCAACAAAAAAACAGATTGTGATTGAAGATAATGTATGGCTTGCCGCAAATGTGAATGTAATGCCTGGTGTGACTATAGGTGAAGGAAGTGTTATTGGTGCAGGAGCTGTTGTAACGAAAGATATTCCTTCATATAGTATTGCTGTTGGTGTTCCAGCTCGTATCATAAAAAATAGAAAAAATGATGAATAA
- a CDS encoding type II secretion system F family protein, with translation MPIFIYKARNRSGRRVKGDLDVSSLDVAQTALQRKGFTDIRVKPRPKDLLEGTFLEEGVKSRDMVVFSRQFATMINSGVPILQSLQVMCEQTENGKLRRALYAIRNSIEGGSSLYDAMRKFPDIFDTLYVNMVNAGEVGGILDIVLTRLSEYIEKAAKLKAKVKGAMIYPGVVVTVAVAVVAIILIFVIPTFETMFRDFGGALPVPTQIVITLSRFVQEHFFMIVACVIAFFVAFKLFYKWERGKILVDRWVLFLPVFGPLLRKVAVARFSRTMGTMISSGVPILSALDIVARTSGNKTVERGVLEAAKSIAEGQNMADPLDATGVFPPMVIHMISIGESTGALDTMLEKIADFYDDEVDVAVEALTSLIEPLMIVFLGIVVGGLVVSMYLPIFKIGETI, from the coding sequence ATGCCCATCTTTATTTACAAAGCCAGAAATCGGAGCGGGAGAAGAGTCAAGGGCGACTTGGACGTCTCTTCTCTGGATGTGGCTCAAACAGCGCTCCAGCGCAAGGGTTTCACCGACATCAGGGTCAAGCCTCGTCCCAAGGATCTTCTGGAAGGGACATTTCTCGAAGAAGGGGTCAAGTCGCGGGATATGGTTGTGTTCAGCCGTCAGTTCGCCACCATGATCAATTCCGGGGTGCCCATCCTGCAATCCCTTCAGGTCATGTGCGAGCAGACGGAGAACGGTAAGCTGCGAAGAGCCTTGTATGCCATCCGGAACTCCATAGAAGGAGGAAGTTCCCTGTATGATGCCATGCGCAAATTTCCCGACATTTTTGATACCCTGTATGTGAACATGGTCAATGCAGGGGAGGTTGGGGGAATTTTGGACATCGTTCTGACGCGGCTGTCCGAGTACATCGAAAAAGCGGCCAAACTCAAGGCCAAGGTCAAGGGGGCCATGATCTATCCGGGTGTCGTGGTCACGGTTGCCGTGGCCGTTGTGGCGATCATCCTTATTTTTGTCATTCCCACCTTTGAAACCATGTTCCGTGATTTTGGAGGAGCGCTTCCCGTTCCCACTCAAATTGTTATCACCTTGAGTCGATTTGTTCAGGAACATTTTTTCATGATTGTGGCCTGTGTCATTGCCTTTTTCGTGGCCTTCAAGCTGTTTTACAAATGGGAACGGGGCAAGATCCTCGTGGATCGATGGGTCCTTTTTTTGCCTGTTTTTGGTCCTCTGTTGCGCAAGGTGGCTGTGGCTCGGTTCAGCAGAACCATGGGAACCATGATTTCGAGCGGGGTTCCCATTCTTTCCGCCCTGGATATTGTGGCCAGAACATCGGGAAACAAGACGGTGGAACGGGGTGTCCTGGAGGCTGCCAAGAGCATAGCCGAAGGACAGAACATGGCAGATCCCCTTGATGCCACTGGAGTATTTCCTCCCATGGTCATTCACATGATTTCCATTGGTGAATCCACGGGAGCCCTTGATACCATGCTCGAAAAGATTGCCGATTTTTATGATGACGAAGTCGATGTTGCCGTAGAAGCGTTGACCTCCTTGATCGAGCCCCTGATGATCGTTTTTCTTGGTATTGTTGTCGGGGGATTGGTGGTGAGCATGTACCTGCCCATATTCAAGATCGGGGAAACCATCTGA
- a CDS encoding glycosyltransferase family 2 protein, with amino-acid sequence MNTKGMRKRSGWHGYCLTDATAAQPLTPSDIPMKVIVQIPCFNEEHTLPMTIRDIPRTMEGVDSVEILIVDDGSTDKTVEVAKKLGVNHIVRNVCNKGLAYTYVTALDACLRLGADIIVNTDGDNQYKGEDIPKLIEPILKGEAELVVGDRQTDSIEHFSRSKKGLQRIGSSVVRFLSGTDIQDAVSGFRAISRKAAMRMNIVTGYSYTVESIIQAGKKGLAVTSVPIGTNGKTRESRLVKSIPKFISMQINTMVRMYTMYQPLRVFFLIGMLFILAGMIPSIRFVYFYISGNGDGHIQSLILAAILFIVGFQILVLGLIGDVISFNRRLIEETLLRVRKIEFDYLGAKKTQ; translated from the coding sequence ATGAATACAAAAGGCATGAGAAAGAGAAGTGGGTGGCATGGATATTGTTTAACTGATGCAACAGCAGCCCAACCTTTAACTCCATCAGATATCCCTATGAAAGTAATTGTACAAATTCCCTGTTTCAACGAAGAGCACACGCTTCCCATGACGATCAGGGATATTCCCAGGACCATGGAAGGGGTGGACAGTGTAGAGATCCTCATTGTGGATGACGGAAGTACCGATAAAACCGTGGAAGTGGCCAAGAAACTCGGGGTCAACCATATTGTGCGCAATGTATGCAACAAGGGGCTGGCCTATACGTATGTGACCGCCCTGGATGCGTGTTTGAGGCTGGGGGCGGACATCATCGTCAATACTGATGGGGACAATCAGTATAAGGGTGAGGATATTCCCAAGCTCATAGAACCCATTCTCAAGGGAGAGGCAGAGCTCGTGGTCGGGGACAGACAGACCGATTCCATCGAACATTTCAGCCGAAGCAAAAAAGGATTGCAGCGTATCGGAAGCAGTGTTGTGCGGTTCTTGTCAGGAACGGATATTCAGGATGCTGTAAGTGGTTTTCGGGCAATTAGCCGTAAAGCAGCAATGCGAATGAATATTGTGACAGGCTATTCCTATACTGTCGAATCGATTATTCAGGCTGGAAAAAAAGGATTGGCTGTAACCAGTGTTCCCATTGGTACAAATGGGAAAACACGGGAATCACGTCTTGTTAAAAGCATTCCAAAATTTATTTCCATGCAAATCAATACAATGGTTAGAATGTATACCATGTATCAGCCATTGAGAGTATTTTTTTTGATCGGCATGCTGTTCATTCTTGCGGGGATGATTCCATCTATCCGATTTGTTTATTTTTACATATCTGGGAATGGTGACGGTCATATCCAATCGCTCATATTGGCTGCAATTCTGTTTATTGTTGGTTTTCAGATATTGGTATTGGGTCTGATCGGAGATGTTATCTCGTTCAACAGAAGGCTGATTGAAGAGACATTGTTGCGAGTGCGGAAAATCGAATTTGATTACCTTGGGGCCAAGAAAACACAATGA
- a CDS encoding sulfotransferase family protein: MNKPNFFIVGEPKSGTTALHDFLDQHPQITMSTVKEPYHFCTDLHQESDQFHKKRLYFKYRDQDKYLSLFKQDKLYDAVGESSTFYIWSKDAAKNIHSFNPDAKIIIFLRNPIDFIYSLHSHWVVETYENITSFEEALRAETERKINWQRIPSRAYFPSMLYYTSMANYASKVSRFYKYFDRDQVKVFVFEDFKKNNANIFQNILKFLEVDQTFEPQYKKVNASKKPRCPALNYVAQNVYFIEGLKKIMPMRVHRMIKHAGQKMLWKETAREKMPEDIRYELTRKFFREVKSISDVLQRDMVRYWNFKI, from the coding sequence ATGAATAAACCAAATTTTTTTATAGTTGGGGAGCCGAAGTCGGGTACGACAGCCCTTCATGACTTTCTTGATCAGCATCCTCAAATTACGATGTCCACAGTCAAGGAGCCTTATCATTTTTGTACTGACTTGCATCAAGAAAGTGATCAGTTTCATAAAAAACGTTTGTATTTTAAATATCGTGATCAAGATAAGTATTTATCATTGTTTAAACAGGATAAATTGTATGATGCTGTAGGAGAATCATCAACGTTTTATATCTGGTCAAAAGACGCAGCTAAAAACATCCATTCGTTCAATCCTGACGCAAAAATCATTATTTTTCTTAGGAATCCTATTGATTTTATATATTCGCTTCATTCGCATTGGGTCGTAGAGACGTATGAAAATATCACTTCTTTTGAAGAAGCGTTGCGTGCAGAAACTGAGAGAAAAATCAATTGGCAACGGATTCCTTCTCGGGCCTATTTTCCATCCATGTTGTACTATACGTCCATGGCCAATTATGCATCAAAGGTTAGCAGGTTTTATAAGTATTTTGATCGCGACCAGGTGAAGGTGTTTGTTTTTGAAGATTTTAAAAAAAATAATGCAAATATTTTTCAAAACATATTAAAATTTTTAGAAGTGGATCAAACATTTGAGCCGCAATACAAAAAAGTTAACGCGAGCAAAAAACCAAGATGTCCTGCATTGAATTATGTTGCTCAAAATGTGTATTTTATTGAAGGTTTGAAAAAAATTATGCCTATGCGTGTTCATCGGATGATTAAGCATGCTGGGCAGAAGATGCTTTGGAAAGAAACTGCACGAGAAAAAATGCCTGAAGATATCCGTTATGAGTTGACCAGAAAGTTCTTCCGTGAAGTTAAGTCGATAAGCGATGTATTGCAAAGGGATATGGTTCGTTACTGGAATTTTAAAATCTAG